Genomic window (Propionibacteriaceae bacterium ZF39):
ATCGGGCGGCAGGTCGGCCGCGGCCCGGGTCACGTTGAGCAGCAGCCTGGTGAACTGCTCGTTGGTCTTGCCCTGATATTTGGGGATGGTGACGAAGTCGTCGTCGAGGAGATCCCCGTCGGGCAGCGCGATGGGTCGCAGGAGCGGGCCTTCGCTCTCCCCAACCGGTGATTCCACCCGCTCGAAGAGCGCAAGGCTGGCCGACTGGCCGGCCAGGATCGCCAACCGCTCGTCGTCCAGCGAACCCGGGTCGAAGCCCAGATAGTCCACGCCGGCCAGGCTGACCGGCTCGACGGTGTCGACCCCGGCACAGACCTGGAGCTCGGCTGCGGCAAGTTCGGCAGCCGCCCCGGCGTACACACGATTGGCCGCCGGGGACAGCAACAGCAGGTGACTCAACTCAGATGAGCTTGTGGTGATGCTCGAACTCCGTGCCCTTGGCGCGCTCGAACGACTTCATGATCTCGGCCTCGGCATCGATCCGGCCGGCCCAGGTGGCGCCTTCGACGGACTTGCCGGGCTCGAGGTCCTTGTAGACCGAGAAGAAGTGCTCGATCTCCAGCACCGAGTGGGTCGGCAGGTCCTCGAGATCCTGCAGGTGATCCCGGCGGTGATCGTCGGTGGGTACGCAAATGACCTTGTCGTCGCCACCTGCCTCGTCGGTCATGCGGAACATGCCGATGGCACGGCACTCGATGAGACAGCCGGGGAAGGTCGGCTCGGGCACGAGCACCAGGGCATCGAGCGGGTCGCCGTCCTCGCCGAGGGTGCCCTCGATGAACCCGTAGTCCGACGGGTATTGGGTCGAGGTGAACAGGGTCCGATCAAGCCGGATGCGCCCGGTCTTGTGATCAACCTCATATTTGTTCTTCTGGCCCTTGGGGATTTCGACGGTCACGTCGAAGTGGATCCCTTTCGGGGGCTCGACCGCTTCTTGGCCGGCCGGTGCGGAATAGTCCTCAGTCACCGAAAGACCCTCTCTGATGTGGGTTGCGAACAGACGAAGCCTAGCGTTCAGGCAGTATCCTCCACATCGGCGACCACGGGAGGGACTCAGGTGGCGGCACGCAGAGCCAAGAGGAGAAGCAGCGCACTGCCGGTGCGCACCCTGGGGATCATGGCCGTCGTGGTCGTCCTCGTGTTGTTGTTGGCCGCGGGGGTGCTCGGTTCGGTGGCCCGCGCCGGCCTCTATGCCACCGGGCTCTATCGCGACGGTGGTACGCCGGCTGTCGATCCAACCGTGTTCCACGAAGCCTCCGGACGATCCACCGCGCTGCCCGCCCAGCCCAGCGCCCCCGTCCTCGCCGATGCGTCCCCGGAGCCCGGCAGCCGGGCCGATGCGGTGGCGTCGCGCATTCGCGACGTCGGTCCGGTCGCGGGGTCGACCTGGGGAATGGTCGTCGACGCGGCGACCGGTGAGACGTTGTTTGCCGACCGGCCCGACGGGGACGCGATTCCGGCCTCCACCCTCAAGGTCCTGACGTCCCTCGCGGCCCTCGACATCTATGGGCCGGACCACCGCTTCGACACAAAGGTGCTGCGCGACCCGGCCGATCCCGCGAAGCTCTATCTGGTCGGCGGCGGCGACCCCTATCTGTCGAAGGGACCGGCCGGCGGTCCGCCGGCCCGCAGCTCGATTCTCGACCTGGCCGCGGCCACCGCCACCGCCCTGAAAGACGCGGGTACGCCCGGGGACGTCGAAGTCGTCATCGACACCTCCCTGTTTGCCGGCCCGGGCTGGAATCCCGACTGGATTCCCGTCTATCGCGATTACGCCGCCGAAACCAGCGCCCTGTGGGTCGACGGGGCGCGTCCCCGTGGGGCGGCCATCGGGCCGAGGGATGCCAACCCCTCCCAGGTGGCCGCCGATGCCTTCACCGCCGAACTGAAGCGACTCGGCGTCGGGGTCTCCGGGACCGCCCGGGGTGAGGCTCCGGCCGATTCGGCCGAGGTTGCCAAGGTCAGTTCGATGCCGGTCGAGAACATCGTGGAACTGGTGCTGATCTATTCCGACAACGACGCCGCCGAGGTGCTGTTCCGGCATGTGGGGCGGGCCGGGGATCGGTCGGGCTCGATCACCGACAGCCAGGCCGCCATCCGGGAGACCCTGCAGCGGCTGGGTGCCTGGACCGAGGGTATGAAGATCGTCGACGGATCCGGCCTGAGCCGGGCCAACCTCGTCAGCGCCCGCTCCCTGACGCGGGCGGTCGAGCTGGCGATCAAGGAGGACGGCGAGAAATACCGCGCCCTGGCGACGGGCATGTCCGTTGCCGGCACGGAGGGGACGCTCGCCGGCCGCTTCGTCGAGGACGGCACCGCCGCGGGTCGCGGGCTCGTGCGCGCCAAGACCGGCACGCTGACCAACGTCCACTCCCTCGCCGGCTATGTGCGCAGCAGCGACGGCTCGATCCTCGTCTATGCCTTCCTCGTCAACGGCGAGCAGGAGGAATACCGCACGCGCGTCTGGCTCGACCGCATCACCGCGACCCTGTCCACCTGCGGGTGCCGCGGCTGAGGCCGGGCGTACCCTCGTGGCCATGACTTCGGCCGAGCGGACCCTGCCCGAGCTGGACTGGTCGACCGCCGCGGCGACCGGCGTACGCCTCGTCCGGCCCGGCCCCCGGGTCGACGCGACTCATGCCACGAAAGCGGTCGCCGACCTGTATCAGTATGCCGAGCAGGCGCAGGGCCTCGTGCGGGACACAGCGCGGATCGAGGCCCCGACGGATACGGCGCCGGTACGCGTGGTCGACCGCACGGCCTGGCTGCGCTGCAACGTCGAATCGCTCTCCGGACTCCTGCCGGTGTCGGAGCGGACCACCGCGACCGGCCACATCACCGGCGCCCAGATCGGGGCCGTGCTGGCGTGGCTGTCGACCAAGGTGCTGGGCCAGTTCGACCTGTTCGCACCGGCCGAGGTCGCTCCGGGTGGGCGCCTGCTGCTCGTGGTGCCCAACATCGTCGCCGCCGAGAACGAGCTCGGGGTCGACCCCGCCGATTTCCGGCTCTGGGTGTGCGTGCACGAGGAGACGCACCGGGTGCAGTTCACGGCGTACCCCTGGCTGCGCGACTATCTCCGCGACCACGCCCGGATCGTCGCCGAGCTCACCGATGTGGGCGCACCCGGCTGGCAGGACCTGTCGCGGCTGATCTCGACTCGCGGCGGGGAGCGGCTGACGCTGCTCGACCTGCTGCCGGACACCGTCGACGTGCGGTCGACGATCGAGCGGGTGACCGCGGTGATGTCGGTCCTCGAGGGCCATGCCGATGTGGTGATGGACCGGGTCGGCCCGAGGGTCATCAGGTCGGTGGGCCAGATCCGCCGCCGCTTCGAGACCCGCCGCGACGGCCGCCCCGGCCTCGACCGCCTGGTGCGCCGACTGCTCGGCATGGATGTGAAGCTCGCGCAATATCGTGATGGCGCCACCTTCTGTCGCCACGCGATCAACACGGTCGGCATCGACGGGCTGAACCGGGTCTTCGAGTCGCCCGAGACCCTGCCGACGCTGGCCGAACTGCACGAACCCGCTCTCTGGGTGGACCGGATGGGAAGGACGTCCTGATGGCGAAGAAGGCTCTGGGCCCGGCGATGCTCGAGTTGGTCGCAGCCGTGGAGGAAGCTCTCGACCGGCTCGGCGAGAAGGGGGCCGTGCCCCTCCTGGTGGGGTGTTCCGGTGGGGCCGATTCGTTGGCTCTCGTGGCGGCCACGGCGGTGGTGGCGCAGCGCCGCGAGGTGCTGGCGCGGGCGCTCGTCATCGACCACGGTCTCCAGGACGACTCCGATGCGGTGGCCCGCAAGGCCGCGACCCGGGCCGAGCGGCTCGGCCTGCCGACCGACATCGTCGCCGTCACCGTCGTGCCCGACGGCACCGGCCCGGAGGCCTCCGCGCGCACCGCCCGCCATGCCGCCCTCGCGGAGGTGGCCGACGCCCTCGGCGCGATCGTCCTGCTCGGACACACGCTCGATGACCAGGCCGAGACCGTGCTGCTCGGATTGGCGCGTGGGTCCGGTGCCCGGTCGCTCAGCGGCATGGCCCCCGCGCGCGATGTCTTCGTCCGGCCCTTCCTGGGCGTACGCCGGGAGGTCACCGAGGCGGCCTGCGCCGAACTCGACACCAAGTTCTGGCGGGACCCCCACAACGACGATCTGGGCTATGCCCGCGTCCGGGTCCGCAAGAAGGTCATGCCGATGCTCGAGGCCCAGCTCGGGCCGGGCATCGCCGAGGCGCTCGCGCGGACCGCGGTCATGCTCCGCGATGACACGCAGGTGCTCGATGACCTCGCGGCCAAGGCCATTCCCGACGGGGTGCTCACCGACCGGGAGCTGTCGGTCGCGGAACTCCCCAAGGAGCAGGCCCTGCGGCGCCGGATCCTGCGCCGGTGGCTGCTGGCGCACGGGGCCGCCGAGCCGGCGTACACGCAGGTCAAAGCCGTCGATTCCCTTATCACCGATTGGCACGGGCAGAAGTGGATCGAGGTTTCCGGACTCCGCGTGGGCCGACGCGGGGGACGCCTCGCAGTGATGACAGACTGACCCCCGTGGAAGACGCACATATCTCCTCCGATCTGGTCCGGGTCATCCTCACCGAGGATCAGATCAATCAACGGCTGGCCGAGATCGCGGCGCAGATCGATGAGGAATACCGCGACAAGGACGTGCTCCTCGTCGGCGTCCTCACCGGCGCTGTCATGGTGATGGCCGACCTGTCCCGGGCGATGACCATCCATTGCTCGATGGACTGGATGGCCATCAGCTCCTATGGTTCCGGGACCCAGTCCTCCGGCGTCGTCCGCATCCTGAAGGACCTCAACACCGATATCTCCGGCCGTCACGTGCTCGTCGTCGAGGACATCATCGACACCGGCCTGACCCTGAGCTATCTCGTCTCCAACCTCCGCTCCCGCGAGCCGGCGAGCGTCGAGATCATGACCATGTTCCGCAAGCCCGAGGCCGCCGAGAACGCTGTCGACGTCAAGTGGGTCGGCTTCGACCTGCCCAACGAGTTCGTCGTCGGCTACGGCCTCGACTATGCGGGGAAATATCGCAACCTCACATCTGTCGCGACGCTCGCCCCCCACGTGTATTCGTAGTTTCTGCTCGGGTCCCGCGCTTGCGCTCGCCGTCCGGCGAGATTTCGGAGGTGTTGCTCGCGGCGGGTAAGGTCGTGCTGCCCACATGTCGCCCTTTAGGTAGGTCATGAACCTCTCTCGCATCTTCCGCGGTCCGCTGTTCTGGATCATCATCGGCATCCTTGCGCTGTTCGTGATCATGGACCTCGCCCGCGGTGCCGATGGCTTCGCCGAGAAGCCGACGTCCGAGGTCATCGCCAAGATCAATGGCAATGACCACCTGCAGGAGGTCGAGCTCGTCGAGAACGAGCAGCAGATCCGCGTGACGGTGGACGACGAGACCAAGATCAAGGCGTTCTGGGTCGGCCAGCAGTCCACAGCGATCGCGGAGCGGCTCCAGGAGCGGGCCGACGCGAACACCATCGATCGGTGGTCGGTGCGGGTGCCGCAGCCGGGCTTCTTCAACTATGTGCTGCCGTCGCTGCTGCCGTTCATCCTCATCGTGGTCATCTTCTTCTTCCTGCTGTCATCGATGCAGGGCGGCGGCTCGCGGGTGATGCAGTTCGGCAAGTCGAAGGCCAAGGTCACCAACAAGGACACACCGAAGACGACCTTCGCCGACGTCGCCGGCTGTGAAGAGGCGATCGAGGAACTCTACGAGATCAAGGAATTCCTGTCCGAGCCGACCAAATTCCAGGCCGTGGGCGCCAAGATCCCCAAGGGCGTGCTGCTCTATGGCCCGCCCGGCACCGGCAAGACCCTCCTGGCCCGGGCCGTCGCCGGTGAGGCGGGCGTGCCGTTCTTCTCGATCTCCGGCTCCGACTTCGTGGAGATGTTCGTGGGTGTGGGTGCGTCCCGCGTACGCGACCTGTTCGAGCAGGCCAAGGACAACGCGCCGGCCATCGTGTTCATCGACGAGATCGACGCGGTCGGCCGCCACCGTGGCGCCGGCATGGGCGGCGGCCACGACGAGCGCGAGCAGACCCTCAACCAGCTCCTCGTCGAGATGGACGGCTTCGACGTCCGCGGCGGCGTGATCCTGATCGCCGCGACCAACCGTCCCGACGTGCTCGACCCCGCGCTGCTGCGCCCGGGCCGTTTCGACCGCCAGATCCAGGTCGACGCGCCCGATATGAAGGGCCGTTGGGACATCCTCAAGGTCCATGCCCAGGGCAAGCCGATCGCGGGCGAGGTCGATCTCAAGGGTGTCGCGCAGCGTACGCCGGGCTTCACCGGTGCGGACTTGGCCAACGTGCTCAACGAGGCCGCACTGTTGACCGCGCGCGCCAACCGCCAACTGATCACCGCCGACGACCTCGATGAGGCCATCGACCGGGTGATCGCGGGACCGCAGCGGCGTACGCGCCTGATGAGCGAGCGCGAACGCCTCATCACCGCCTATCACGAGGGCGGCCACGCCCTGGTGGCCGCGGCCATGCCCGGCACCGATCCGGTCCAGAAGGTCACGATTCTTCCGCGAGGGCGCGCGCTCGGCTACACGATGGTGATGCCGGAGGACGACAAATACTCCAACACCCGGGGTGAGCTGCTCGACCAGCTGGCCTACATGCTGGGTGGCCGCGCGGCAGAGGAGATGGTCTTCCACGATCCGACGACCGGGGCCTCCAACGACATCGAGAAGGCCACGAATGTGGCGCGGGCGATGGTGACGCAATACGGCATGAGTGACCGCATCGGTGCCATCCGCCTCGGCAAGGGTGACTCCGAGCCCTTCCTCGGCATGGAGATGGGCGGCGGTCACAGCCGCGACTACTCCGAGCAGGTGGCCGCGATCGTCGACGAAGAGGTCAAGACCCTCATCGCGAACGCCCACCAGGAGGCCTTCGAGGTCCTGGAGACCAACCGCGATGTGCTCGACGAGCTGGTCCGCCAGCTGTTCGAGAAGGAGACGCTCGACAAGCACGAGGTCGCCCGCATCTTCGAGCCGCTCCGGCGCTGGCCCAAGCGTCCGGCCTGGACGGGTTCGGATCTGCGCAAGCCGTCCGAGATCCCGCCGGTCACCCCGCCGCCGGCTCCGGTCGTGCCCGAGGAACCGCACCCGGCGGGTGGCGCCCAGCTTCCCCCGGGGCAGATGCCCGTGCCCGCCCAGCCGCCCTATCAGCCGGGCTCGCAGGTCCCGCCGGGCGAGGGTCCGCGCGGTCCGCAGGTCTCGGGCTGATCCGGCGGGCGCCAACCAGGAACGACGAAGAGGCGGAACCCCATCCAAGGGGTGCCGCCTCTTGCGTTGCGTGGTGTCAGGCCCGGCCCCCCAGAAGGTGTCCTCGGCGGCCTGATCGGAGGAGAACAGGTCCACCCGAACGACCTTTCCGGCCTCGACGGTGAGCAGGTCGATGCCGGTCATATCCATCGCGAGATCGTCGCGCTGGCCGGTGAACCGGACGGGGACCGCGACGAGGGATCCGTTGACCATGGCCGGGCCCACGACCTCGAGTCGGAACGTTCCGTTGCTGACCTCGGCCATGCCGCCGGTCATCGCACCGATGGCCCGACCACCCTCGTGGATGCCGGAGAAGCGGTTGGTGCCGGGCTGGTGCCAGACGATGTCGTCGGCCATGAGGCTGGCGACGGTGGCCATGTCGCCCGCGATGAGCGCGTCGAAATAGGCGGTGGCGACCTGGAGCGGGTTCAGGGAGATGGTCATGGGTGACGTCCTTTCGCAGAATTGAGACGTACCGCTATGGTTACTGTTCGTAACCAGTAACCTCAACGTAACCAGGAGCGCCGATGGATACGGCCGAGAGTGAAACCGGCGATCCGCAGTGGGACGTCCTCGTCGCCACCTGTCCCTCCCGGACCTCGCTGGCGCGCATCGCCAACAAGTGGACCGCGATCATCGTGATTGCCCTCGGGGCGGAGCGCCTGCGGTTCACCGAGCTGCGGACGAGGGTGCAGGGGATCAGCGGCAAGGTGCTGACCGAGACCTTGCGCGAT
Coding sequences:
- the ftsH gene encoding ATP-dependent zinc metalloprotease FtsH, with protein sequence MNLSRIFRGPLFWIIIGILALFVIMDLARGADGFAEKPTSEVIAKINGNDHLQEVELVENEQQIRVTVDDETKIKAFWVGQQSTAIAERLQERADANTIDRWSVRVPQPGFFNYVLPSLLPFILIVVIFFFLLSSMQGGGSRVMQFGKSKAKVTNKDTPKTTFADVAGCEEAIEELYEIKEFLSEPTKFQAVGAKIPKGVLLYGPPGTGKTLLARAVAGEAGVPFFSISGSDFVEMFVGVGASRVRDLFEQAKDNAPAIVFIDEIDAVGRHRGAGMGGGHDEREQTLNQLLVEMDGFDVRGGVILIAATNRPDVLDPALLRPGRFDRQIQVDAPDMKGRWDILKVHAQGKPIAGEVDLKGVAQRTPGFTGADLANVLNEAALLTARANRQLITADDLDEAIDRVIAGPQRRTRLMSERERLITAYHEGGHALVAAAMPGTDPVQKVTILPRGRALGYTMVMPEDDKYSNTRGELLDQLAYMLGGRAAEEMVFHDPTTGASNDIEKATNVARAMVTQYGMSDRIGAIRLGKGDSEPFLGMEMGGGHSRDYSEQVAAIVDEEVKTLIANAHQEAFEVLETNRDVLDELVRQLFEKETLDKHEVARIFEPLRRWPKRPAWTGSDLRKPSEIPPVTPPPAPVVPEEPHPAGGAQLPPGQMPVPAQPPYQPGSQVPPGEGPRGPQVSG
- the tilS gene encoding tRNA lysidine(34) synthetase TilS, whose protein sequence is MAKKALGPAMLELVAAVEEALDRLGEKGAVPLLVGCSGGADSLALVAATAVVAQRREVLARALVIDHGLQDDSDAVARKAATRAERLGLPTDIVAVTVVPDGTGPEASARTARHAALAEVADALGAIVLLGHTLDDQAETVLLGLARGSGARSLSGMAPARDVFVRPFLGVRREVTEAACAELDTKFWRDPHNDDLGYARVRVRKKVMPMLEAQLGPGIAEALARTAVMLRDDTQVLDDLAAKAIPDGVLTDRELSVAELPKEQALRRRILRRWLLAHGAAEPAYTQVKAVDSLITDWHGQKWIEVSGLRVGRRGGRLAVMTD
- a CDS encoding helix-turn-helix domain-containing protein translates to MDTAESETGDPQWDVLVATCPSRTSLARIANKWTAIIVIALGAERLRFTELRTRVQGISGKVLTETLRDLERHGIVARHAYAEIPPRVEYELTDLGRTLFAPLRALGDWAEQHIDEVERARDAYDDRVSG
- a CDS encoding inorganic diphosphatase → MTEDYSAPAGQEAVEPPKGIHFDVTVEIPKGQKNKYEVDHKTGRIRLDRTLFTSTQYPSDYGFIEGTLGEDGDPLDALVLVPEPTFPGCLIECRAIGMFRMTDEAGGDDKVICVPTDDHRRDHLQDLEDLPTHSVLEIEHFFSVYKDLEPGKSVEGATWAGRIDAEAEIMKSFERAKGTEFEHHHKLI
- the dacB gene encoding D-alanyl-D-alanine carboxypeptidase/D-alanyl-D-alanine-endopeptidase; this translates as MAVVVVLVLLLAAGVLGSVARAGLYATGLYRDGGTPAVDPTVFHEASGRSTALPAQPSAPVLADASPEPGSRADAVASRIRDVGPVAGSTWGMVVDAATGETLFADRPDGDAIPASTLKVLTSLAALDIYGPDHRFDTKVLRDPADPAKLYLVGGGDPYLSKGPAGGPPARSSILDLAAATATALKDAGTPGDVEVVIDTSLFAGPGWNPDWIPVYRDYAAETSALWVDGARPRGAAIGPRDANPSQVAADAFTAELKRLGVGVSGTARGEAPADSAEVAKVSSMPVENIVELVLIYSDNDAAEVLFRHVGRAGDRSGSITDSQAAIRETLQRLGAWTEGMKIVDGSGLSRANLVSARSLTRAVELAIKEDGEKYRALATGMSVAGTEGTLAGRFVEDGTAAGRGLVRAKTGTLTNVHSLAGYVRSSDGSILVYAFLVNGEQEEYRTRVWLDRITATLSTCGCRG
- the hpt gene encoding hypoxanthine phosphoribosyltransferase, which encodes MEDAHISSDLVRVILTEDQINQRLAEIAAQIDEEYRDKDVLLVGVLTGAVMVMADLSRAMTIHCSMDWMAISSYGSGTQSSGVVRILKDLNTDISGRHVLVVEDIIDTGLTLSYLVSNLRSREPASVEIMTMFRKPEAAENAVDVKWVGFDLPNEFVVGYGLDYAGKYRNLTSVATLAPHVYS
- a CDS encoding zinc-dependent metalloprotease, with product MTSAERTLPELDWSTAAATGVRLVRPGPRVDATHATKAVADLYQYAEQAQGLVRDTARIEAPTDTAPVRVVDRTAWLRCNVESLSGLLPVSERTTATGHITGAQIGAVLAWLSTKVLGQFDLFAPAEVAPGGRLLLVVPNIVAAENELGVDPADFRLWVCVHEETHRVQFTAYPWLRDYLRDHARIVAELTDVGAPGWQDLSRLISTRGGERLTLLDLLPDTVDVRSTIERVTAVMSVLEGHADVVMDRVGPRVIRSVGQIRRRFETRRDGRPGLDRLVRRLLGMDVKLAQYRDGATFCRHAINTVGIDGLNRVFESPETLPTLAELHEPALWVDRMGRTS